In Acidiferrobacteraceae bacterium, the DNA window AATGCGTCCGGCAAATGGACCACTCTTGCCAAGGGCATCCGCGGGGTCACCGAGGAAACCACCACCGGCGTGCACCGCCTGTACCAGATGCAGGAACGCGGCGAACTGCTGTTCCCGGCCATGAACGTCAACGACTCCGTCACCAAGTCCAAGTTCGACAACTTGTACGGCTGCCGCGAGTCGCTCATCGACGGCATCAAGCGCGCCACCGATGTCATGGTCGCCGGCAAGATCTGCATCGTGCTCGGCTACGGCGATGTTGGCAAGGGCTGCGCCCAGGCCGTCCGCGGCATGGGCGCCACCGTGTGGGTCACCGAGATCGATCCCATCTGCGCACTGCAAGCGGCGATGGAAGGCTACCGCGTCGTCGACATGAACGAGGCCTGCAAGCAGGGTGATATATTCGTCACCACCACCGGCAACGTCAGCGTCATCAACCACGACCACATGGCGGCGATGAAGAACGAGGCCATCGTCTGCAACATTGGCCATTTCGATTCGGAGATCGACATCGCCTCCCTGGAAAAATACCAATGGGAGGAGATCAAGCCACAGGTAGATCACGTCATCTTTCCCGACGGAAAGAAGATTATCGTGCTGGCCAAGGGCCGCCTGGTGAATCTGGGTTGCGCTACCGGCCACCCGAGCTTCGTCATGTCGGCCTCCTTCACCAATCAGGTGATGGCACAGATCGAGCTGTTCACCCGCGGCGGTGAATACGAGAAGAAGGTGTTCGTGTTGCCCAAGATCCTGGACGAAAAAGTGGCGCGCCTGCACCTGAAAAAGATCGGCGCCTATCTGACCCGCATGAGTGCGGAGCAGGCAGACTATATCGGTGTGAGCCAGGACGGCCCGTACAAGCCCGATCACTACCGTTACTAAGGTCGTACCGTACCGGGAGGGCCGTGGGCGACCGATCCACGGTCTTCGCTCCCCCCTAACGTACTTTGCGGTGTGGTGCCATGACCGACAAGAAAAACAACCGCATCTACAGTTGCGAGTTCTTTCCTCCGCGGACCGATGCCGGGCGCGACAACTGGCGCGCGGCGCTGGATGAGCTGGCGCATCTGAAGCCCGCGTATTTCTCCTGCACCTATGGCGCCGGTGGCACGGACCAGTCCGGCACCCGGGAAACCATAAAGGAGATTATCGACCGGGGTTTCCCGGCCGCGCCCCACATCACCTGTATCGGTTCCACGCGGGAGAAGATCCGCGACCTGTTGCTGGACTACCGCGACCTGGGCGTGAACCGCGTGGTTGCCCTCCGCGGCGATCTGCCCGAGGGCATGACCGACCCCGGTGAGTTCCGCTACGCGGACGAACTCGTGCAATTCATTCGCGAGGAAACCGGCGACCGCTTCTTTATCGAAATCGCGGCGTACCCGGAAAAGCACCCGCAGGCTGCCAGCCTGCAGGAAGATCTGCTGAACTTCCGCAAAAAGGTTGATGCCGGCGCCGACAGCGCCATCACCCAGTATTTCTACAACCCGGACGCGTACTATCGTTTCGTGGATTCGCTCGCAGCCGCCGGCGTGGAGATTCCGGTGGTGCCCGGCATCATGCCCATTACCAACTACAAGCAACTGGCCCGTTTTTCCGCCAACTGTGGTGCCGAGATTCCGCGCTGGATTGCCACACGCCTGGACGGGTTTGGCGATGACCTTGATTCAATTCGGGAATTCGGTCTGGACGTTGTAACGCGCCTGTGCCAACAATTGCTGGATCATGGCGCGCCGGGTCTGCACTTCTACACCCTGAACCGCGCCCAACCCACGGGGACGCTGTGGCACAACCTAGGGCTCTGATCCTGCCATGAAGACCTTTCGCTGCACCTGCGGCAACACGCTTCAGTTCGAAAACTACCGCTGCCTGGTATGCGGCCGTACGCTGGGGTTTCTTCCCGATCATGGGGTGCTGAGCGCGCTGGAACAGGACCAGGGCTACTGGAAGGCGCTGAATCCGATCGCATCCGATGCCCGCTATCGCCAGTGTCGCAACTACGCAGAGGAAAACGTGTGCAACTGGATGGTGCGCCTGGAAGACGGCAACGCCTACTGCGTTTCCTGTCGGCTCAACCACGTCATCCCCGATTTGTCCGAACCCCACAACAAGGTGCTATGGGCCCGCATCGAGCGCGCCAAGCGCCGGCTGGTGTATACCCTGCTGTCCCTGGGACTGCCGATCGTGGGACGGGATGCCGACCCGGTTCGCGGGCTTGCCTTCGAATTCCTCGCCGATACGCCCAGCGATACCGAGTTTACCGACGAGATCAGCCCGCAGGAGCGGGTCATGACCGGCCACCGCGCGGGCCTGATCACCATCAACATCGCCGAGGCGGATCCGGGCACACGCGAGGACATTCGCGAAAAAATGAACGAGGCCTATCGCACCCTGCTCGGACACTTCCGCCACGAGATCGGACACTTCTACTGGATGCGACTGGTGGAAAACACTGACTGGATCGCACCGGCCCGCGAACTCTTCGGCGACGAGCGCCAGGACTATGCGGCTGCGCTTGCACGCTACTACCAGGGCGGGCCACCGGCGAGCTGGTCCGAACACTTTATCAGCCCCTATGCGGCGTCGCATCCGTGGGAAGACTGGGCCGAGACCTGGGCCCACTACCTGCACATAGTCGACACCCTGGAGACGGCCCACGATTTCGGATTCAGCATGCGCGGCAAGCCTGTGACCTCACCCCACGAGGTACTGGACCGCGAGGTACAGTATGCCTATGGAATGAATGTCCGCCGGGCTACTTTCGCCAACCTACTAGAAGACTGGGTACAACTGACCGTTGCACTCAATTCCCTCAATCGAAGCATGGGGCTTCGCGACCCCTATCCCTTCGCCCTTTCGCCGGGTGCAGCCCAGAAACTCGGCTTCATTCACCAGCTGGTGCAGGATTCCGTCACCGACTAATCCTGCTCCCAGTCGAAGCGCGGCAGGGTATCGAAGACCTGCTGCAAACCCTCCCCCCAGGCTTTCTTGAGTGAATCAAAGTAGGGCGTATCGGCGTCGAAGGTTTCCCGCCGTGCGAGTTTCAGACTGTCCGCCTCGTAGAATGCCAGTTCGATGGGCGGGCCGACGGAGATATTGGATCGCATGGTGGAATCAATGGACACCAGGGCGCACCGGCCGGCGTTCTCCAGGGAGGTCTGGGTCGTGATCACGCGATCCAGGATGGGTTTGCCGTACTTGGTTTCACCGATCTGCAGATAGGGCTTGGTCGGGGAGGCGGCAACATAATTCCCCTCCGGATAGACGAGATAAACGTCGTGGGGCTGGCCCTGGATCTGGCCGCCGATGATGAAACTGGCGCCAAAGGCTCCGCTGTCCGCTTCCTGTCCCTCCTCCTGGTAACGGCTTTGCACAGCATGGCTGACCGACCCCAGGTACTCCGCCGCCTCGAACAGGTAGTTCACGTTGCGAAGGTCATTGCCGGCCGGTGTATCCAGGTCCCGCTGAATCGCATTGATGACCCCCTGGGTGGTACCCAGATTGCCAGCGGTCAGGACCACGAACAGACGATCGGGGGTCGGCTGAAAGGAGTACATCTTGCTGTAGCTGCTTACCTGATCCACGCCCGCGTTGGTGCGCGAGTCGGA includes these proteins:
- the ahcY gene encoding adenosylhomocysteinase; the encoded protein is MNAVIDSNFTDYKVADIGLADWGRKEISIAESEMPGLMALREEYKGKTPLQGARISGSLHMTIQTAVLIETLAELGAEIRWASCNIFSTQDHAAAAIAARGIPVFAWKGESLEEYWWCTEKALTWPDGEGPNMILDDGGDATMLVHKGVEFEAAGSVPEAKADANEEWKVFLNLLRNSVQNASGKWTTLAKGIRGVTEETTTGVHRLYQMQERGELLFPAMNVNDSVTKSKFDNLYGCRESLIDGIKRATDVMVAGKICIVLGYGDVGKGCAQAVRGMGATVWVTEIDPICALQAAMEGYRVVDMNEACKQGDIFVTTTGNVSVINHDHMAAMKNEAIVCNIGHFDSEIDIASLEKYQWEEIKPQVDHVIFPDGKKIIVLAKGRLVNLGCATGHPSFVMSASFTNQVMAQIELFTRGGEYEKKVFVLPKILDEKVARLHLKKIGAYLTRMSAEQADYIGVSQDGPYKPDHYRY
- the metF gene encoding methylenetetrahydrofolate reductase [NAD(P)H], with protein sequence MTDKKNNRIYSCEFFPPRTDAGRDNWRAALDELAHLKPAYFSCTYGAGGTDQSGTRETIKEIIDRGFPAAPHITCIGSTREKIRDLLLDYRDLGVNRVVALRGDLPEGMTDPGEFRYADELVQFIREETGDRFFIEIAAYPEKHPQAASLQEDLLNFRKKVDAGADSAITQYFYNPDAYYRFVDSLAAAGVEIPVVPGIMPITNYKQLARFSANCGAEIPRWIATRLDGFGDDLDSIREFGLDVVTRLCQQLLDHGAPGLHFYTLNRAQPTGTLWHNLGL
- a CDS encoding putative zinc-binding peptidase — its product is MKTFRCTCGNTLQFENYRCLVCGRTLGFLPDHGVLSALEQDQGYWKALNPIASDARYRQCRNYAEENVCNWMVRLEDGNAYCVSCRLNHVIPDLSEPHNKVLWARIERAKRRLVYTLLSLGLPIVGRDADPVRGLAFEFLADTPSDTEFTDEISPQERVMTGHRAGLITINIAEADPGTREDIREKMNEAYRTLLGHFRHEIGHFYWMRLVENTDWIAPARELFGDERQDYAAALARYYQGGPPASWSEHFISPYAASHPWEDWAETWAHYLHIVDTLETAHDFGFSMRGKPVTSPHEVLDREVQYAYGMNVRRATFANLLEDWVQLTVALNSLNRSMGLRDPYPFALSPGAAQKLGFIHQLVQDSVTD
- a CDS encoding peptidase, which codes for MTYCLAIRLDSGLIFASDSRTNAGVDQVSSYSKMYSFQPTPDRLFVVLTAGNLGTTQGVINAIQRDLDTPAGNDLRNVNYLFEAAEYLGSVSHAVQSRYQEEGQEADSGAFGASFIIGGQIQGQPHDVYLVYPEGNYVAASPTKPYLQIGETKYGKPILDRVITTQTSLENAGRCALVSIDSTMRSNISVGPPIELAFYEADSLKLARRETFDADTPYFDSLKKAWGEGLQQVFDTLPRFDWEQD